Below is a window of Nicotiana tabacum cultivar K326 chromosome 19, ASM71507v2, whole genome shotgun sequence DNA.
GTTGGTGTTGTTAGCAGattccttgaaaatcctggaaaggaacattagGAAGCAGTCAAGTAGATACTCAGGTACCTAAGAGGTATCTAGAaatttcatgctctagtagaaagggagacgggtcgaaagctaaagcgcctccgaagtgacaatggaggtgagtacacttcaagggaatttgaagagtattgttcaagtcatgggatcagacatgaaaagacagttcctggaaccccacaacacaatggtgtagccgagaggatgaaccgcaccattgtggagaaggtgagaagcatgctcagaatggctaaactgcctaagtcattctggggtgaagcagttcagacagcctgttacctgatcaataggagtccatcagttccgttggcatttgaaatcccagagagagtttgggccaacaaggaggtgtcctactcgcatctgaaggtgttcgatTGTAGAGCTTTTGAACATGTAccaaaggagcagagaacaaagctggatgataaatctgttatgtgcatattcatcggatatggatataaagtgtttggatataGATTGtaggatcctgtaaagaagaaggtcattagAAGCAAAGATGTAGTCTttcgagaaagtgaagttggaactgctgatgATATGCGAGAGAAggccaagaatggtataattcctaaccttgttactattccttctacttctaacaatcccacaagtacAAAAAGTAGGACCGAAGAGGTTGCCGATcaggggagcaacctggtgaggttattgagcagggggagcaacttgatgatggTGTCGAGCAAGTGGAGAACCCCACTCAGGAAGTAGAATAACCttaacctctgaggagatcataGAGGCCAAGGATAGAGTCATGTAGGTGCCCTTCTACAAAGTATGCCCTTATCAGTGATgaaggggagccagaaagtcttaaggaggtgttgtctCATCCAGAAAAGAATCACTGGATGAAAGTCAttcaagaagagatggaatctctatgAAAAATTgcacgtacaagctggttgaacttccaaagggtaaaagaccactcaaatgcaaatgggtttttaaactcaagaaagatggaaatggcaagcttgttagatacaaagctcgattggcgGTAAAAGGCTTCGagcagaagaaaggtattgattttgatgaaattttctcacctgttatCAAAATTACTTCTATTTGAACAATCTTGAGCTTAGCATCTAGCCTGGATCTTGAAGTGGAGTAGTTGgacgtgaaaactgcatttcttcatggagatttggaagaggagatctatatggagcagccagaaggatttgaagtaactgaaaggaaacacatggtgtgcaaagtgagtaagagtctttatgggttgAAGTAGGCATCAAGGCAGTAGTACAAGacgtttgactcattcatgaaaagtcaaacttacacaaagacatattctgatccatgtgtatacttcgaAAGGTTTTCTAAcaataaatttattattttattattgtatgtggatgacatgttaattgtaggaaaaaatAAGGGACTGATCGCAAAGTTGAAGgaagatttgtccaagtcatttgatatgaaggacttgggcccaacaCAATAAATTCTAggtatgaagatagttcgagagcgaaTAAGCAGAAAATTGTGGCTGTCTCaagagaagtacattgaacgtgtactggaacgcttcaatatgaagaatgctaagccagtcaacACACCTCTTactagtcatctaaagttgagcaagaagatgtgtcctacaacaatgGAGGAGAAAGGaaacatggctagagttccttattcttcaccagtcggaagcttgatgtatgcaatggtatgcaccagacatgatattgctcatgcagttggtgttgttagcagattccttgaaaatcctgaaaaggaacattgggaagcagtcaagtggatactcatgTACCTAAGAGGTACTATAGGAGATTGCTTgtgttttggaggatctgatccaatcttgaagggttacacggatgctgatatggcaggtgatctTGATAATCGTAAATCTACTACAGGATACATGTtcacattttcagggggagctatgtCATGGCAGTCGAAGTTGCACAAGTGTGTTGCACTCTCTACAACTAAAGCAGAGTATATTGCCGCTACTGAAGCTAGCAAGGAGATGGTTTGGCTGAAATGGTTCCTTCGAGAGCTTAGACTACATCAAAatgagtatgtcgtctattgtgacagtcaaagtgcaatagacctgagCAAAAACACCAtatatcatgcaaggacgaagcatatcGACGTGAGATATCACTAGATTAGAGAAAGAATAGATAATGGATCTATACaggtcttgaagatttctacaagtgagaatcccgcagatatgctgactaaggtggtaccaagagacaagttcgaatTGTGCAAAGAATTTATCACCATGCACTCAAGCTAGAAGTGCGGTGTTACCCCCTTTAGGTGAATGTGTCCGGAGGGGGAGATTTGTGGGGTCCATCCCCataatgaaataaagaaaaaaggagaTTGTGGGGTTGATCCCcataataaagaagaaaaagattgtGGGGGTCCATCCCcataatgaagaagaaaaatctgcAAGATGCCAAAATTAGTAGTTGGCACCGAAACGCGTTTTTGACCAAAATTGGTTTTGGTTACGACACTTCTTCCTATAAATAGAGGCCTTCAGCTTCTCATTTAATACACCAATCTTAGAGGAAAAATATATCTGagagttagaaagaaagagtgaggtttcacagatagggtataagaaaatagtctgtgagaaaaatagagagtgaacaatattgtagtgaggtgggaatatcaaaaaaaggttatttcttttgagtgttgtagtagtgtttggagtattttacttggacctgcaaaatgtaaaaattccttgctatagtgatatcagttgctcctctccgGGCAGtgatttttttccttattcaaaagggttttccacgtaaaaatcttggtgtcgttgtcactcttttatgcttgttaattaccgtatctcggtgttatgttattattccgcttttattatcgtgaatattatttatgtagggggtttattcccaacataAGAAACATGTTACTGGTCAGTTACAATTATCTTATTTGTATAAAATGAGAAAATAAGTTGAATACAACAATAATGTTAAACATTTTTGGAGACATGTTTTTCTTGCCACGTTTTTACAAACATATAGATAATATCATTTTAGTCCCTCAATTATTGATAAATTTTTGACTAGGTACTTTTAACCTTCAATTCATGAGAATATGTGTTTCGATCCCTTTATatagaaaatatattaaatttaaattatttttagaattatATTATCATCAGATATGGAGTAACAATGCAAAATTAATATAATGCACATGATAGTCAAATGATGTAACATGTATAATTCGTTAAACTTGTGAAAATTTACAAGCAATACGATCAAAGTGCATATTTCAGTTAATTGACAATTAAATTCCTTATCACAAATGTTTATACTTATGACAAATGTCCACTGTAACACTAATAGTCTAAATTGAATGAACTAAAACAAGTTTTTAACTATGGTTAAGATAATTGAAGTACATCCATATTTTAaaacataaatatttttattaagtaTAAGGAATCAATAACTTCTCCCAacattaattaatattttggttCTTGACATTTGAACCGTAAACCTTTTAAAACACACGTTATAGTTATTTGATAGTGCTAATTAAGCATACATTAGTCATTTGACTAATTATCACACTCGAACTGCATATCCTTTGTTTTCTTTACTTGCTCAAAGACTTTGATAGAGTTCCATAGGCAGCCTGGGAGTAAGAAGAGGTTGAGTGCCTTTTCGAATATGATACTTGCCAACATAACAGTCTTCTATAGCCTCTCGAGGTCCTGCCAAAGGACCAGGTGGGTACAAACGTAATGTTTCTTTTACTATGGCTTGTAGATATTTCAGGTTTTTTATGTCGGATTCTTCAACCCATCTGTTTCTTCCTACGTGCTCATCTAGCTCATCTTGGGCTATTTTCAGTATGCGACGGTCATTCATTAGCAGAGAAAGTGCCCATATTAGTGTCTCCGCAGTGCTCTCTGATGCAGTCATGATAAGTATCTGAGCAAATACACAAGTAAATAAGACGATATATAAGCAAAACTATTGGAGATTTGAAATGAAAATTACTCCGCTATCTTAATAAATTGAAAGATATATAAAATCTTTATAAATGATACAACATTAAGCACTCACTGTCGCTGTGGTATTAATATAAAAAACAAGATCTAGTTTAGACGTTCTGTCCCATTGAATATCAAATATGCGACGAATATAAAGTACTTCCTCTTTCTGATAATTTAGTTGTACGCACATAGAGTTTTGACAATCGGTTTTGTCAGTGTTCAATATAATGTTAACATAGATTAACAAGTCTGATCACTCTTTTTTCTGCATTTATTTAGCTATAAGTACAACACATGCGACAGATGGGAATATTTTGCATGTGAAGTAGGTGGTTTTTCAAATcaaagaattaaaagaaattttgtgGAACACATTGAAATGAAGCGATAAATAACAACTTACCAATGTCGTTGCCTTGATAATGGCATCACGGTCGTATCCAGATACACTGGCTTCCTCTGGAAGAGTTGAAAGCATCACATCAATAAAATCAGATTGGTGATCATCTCCAGTAGTACtattatcacaatcttttcttttCTGGATGTGTTCTTTTAACCAGATATCAAAAACACTATCAACTTCTTTAAAGGTCTGCTTCATGGCTTTAATGTGGCCACCAATATCCATCCATTCAAGCGATGGAATTACATCCGAAACAACGAAAGCTCCACCAAGAAGCAACGCTTTCTTTATTGATTCTTTGAATTGCATTTCCTTTGTTCCACTCTCTTCATTAACACTGCTCGAAAATCGCTTCCCAGCAAGCATTCTAATGATTATGTTGCACGTTATGTGCTCAAACCAGCTACTTAAGTTCACTTGTGTTgggaaattattattattattacagaACGAGTACAATTCTTTAATACAACAATCCACTTCCGATGTACGGACATGCTTCAGTTTCTCAAGCCGGCTATTGGTGAAGAGTTCAAGAGTCACCATTTTGCGAATTTCACGCCAATATGGTCCATAAGGGGCCAACGCAAAAACAGCATCATTGTAAAAGTACTTGCTTAGTGTCATTTTCGGTCGACTTGCAAATATTTTGTCATTTGTAGTGAAGCAATCTTTAACCATTTCCCAACTGCTTACAACAAGAGCCGGATGGGTTCCTAGCTGAAGTTGAAAAATGGGTCCATATTTATCAGCCAAGAGTCCGAGGGTTCGACAAACGGGGACCTGGCCACTAAGAAGATGGAGGTGGCCTATGAATGGCCATGCACTTGGAGCTTTAGGTGCCCAAATTGATGATATACTACTACTCTTTGCAGTACTAGCTCTGTTTCTAATTTTGTATGTGTGAGCAACAAAAAGGGCTAAGAACCAAAAAATCAATAGTGCTAAGAAATGAGAGAGAAAATGCATGTTTATTATTAAAGGTAGTAGAATATTTGGAACTTCAAATTTTAGTAGCTCTCAAGGGTTACTACTAAGGAGATCAGAGTCTTTTTATAATTGAACTGAGGCGTTCATGGGGttagaaatttcagatttttttttttgttggttaaAATTAAAAGAGAGACCACACGTTTGACATCTACTTTTGAACTGAATACCTAAGACCTGAAGTACTGAATATAGTCACTGGGACCTATGTGGCTTTTTGTTTCTTCTAACAATTCCACTTAATGTTGCTGCATTCTTTAAATTCCAATTGACTTTGAGTTTTGAACTCCAAACTTATGTATTATACTTAATCACATAAGAACATTTTTTAAGGAATATTAACCAAAAGGCGATAGATATTAGTGTAACaaacttttcttttaaattttgaaataagctttcaatgaaattttcttaaattttgacGAGCTTACGTAAAAACATTAATAAAAAGAACGAAAATGATATTTTCGCTGCACGTCAATTTACTATGATTAGTTTCATGAGatcatttaatttttatttattacacCAAAGTTACTATACCTTTTGTTTTTTGGTTGTTACCTAAGCTAAGTATAACAGAACTCACGAAACTAAGTTGAGTGACTCTCTGTGATATTTAGGCATAGTTAGAGTGGCCATCTTTCGTTACTAAAAAAATTAGTATAGTGATATTTTGGTACAATAATATAAAAGTT
It encodes the following:
- the LOC107766114 gene encoding xanthotoxin 5-hydroxylase CYP82C4-like, whose translation is MHFLSHFLALLIFWFLALFVAHTYKIRNRASTAKSSSISSIWAPKAPSAWPFIGHLHLLSGQVPVCRTLGLLADKYGPIFQLQLGTHPALVVSSWEMVKDCFTTNDKIFASRPKMTLSKYFYNDAVFALAPYGPYWREIRKMVTLELFTNSRLEKLKHVRTSEVDCCIKELYSFCNNNNNFPTQVNLSSWFEHITCNIIIRMLAGKRFSSSVNEESGTKEMQFKESIKKALLLGGAFVVSDVIPSLEWMDIGGHIKAMKQTFKEVDSVFDIWLKEHIQKRKDCDNSTTGDDHQSDFIDVMLSTLPEEASVSGYDRDAIIKATTLILIMTASESTAETLIWALSLLMNDRRILKIAQDELDEHVGRNRWVEESDIKNLKYLQAIVKETLRLYPPGPLAGPREAIEDCYVGKYHIRKGTQPLLTPRLPMELYQSL